In one Echinicola marina genomic region, the following are encoded:
- a CDS encoding RagB/SusD family nutrient uptake outer membrane protein, translating to MKFNLSIFIVALFLATSCSNQLDLYPRSAVSSESELSEEDAQSFLIGVYQSVQNDPGRESYIMGDLLGGDLNSAGSVNGGGTNAFISNILRPEHAYPKNIWIGYYEALYQVNTLLESLESLSDSPELNQVRGVSHYFRAYIYYNLVSKYGGVPIMRENTMEKLPRNTLEEVYAFIEEDLEYAVQYAPDFSADLGGDYHYVSKDAAMAMMARVKLQQGKNSAAAALAEELIAKPYFKLDSFEKIFRRQANSELIFAFVNLTIESSINLSTWFYTYAHPQSGSYVFKPNPWAMDIFTAEDNRTDVSVDIYEGLDVVNKYPSGQTGTDQLNVSRLAEMYLISAEGQGLAGLDRLNELRAARGLGPVTASSEDQYLDLVLEERRRELFAEGFRWVDLVRTGKAITEIGIQERETLLPIPETELMLNEKLVQNPGY from the coding sequence ATGAAGTTTAATTTATCCATATTTATAGTGGCTTTGTTTTTGGCCACATCCTGTAGTAACCAGTTGGACTTATATCCAAGATCTGCGGTTTCTTCGGAATCTGAACTTTCAGAAGAGGATGCTCAGTCCTTCCTTATAGGTGTTTACCAATCTGTGCAAAATGATCCGGGAAGGGAATCTTATATTATGGGGGATCTCTTGGGAGGTGATCTCAACTCAGCAGGTTCGGTAAATGGTGGTGGTACCAATGCTTTTATCAGCAATATCTTGAGACCTGAGCATGCCTATCCCAAAAATATTTGGATTGGGTATTACGAGGCCTTGTACCAAGTAAACACCTTGCTTGAAAGTTTGGAAAGCTTATCTGATTCTCCAGAACTCAACCAAGTACGAGGTGTTTCCCACTATTTCAGGGCCTATATTTATTATAATTTGGTCTCCAAATATGGTGGAGTGCCCATAATGAGGGAAAACACCATGGAAAAACTTCCTAGAAACACGCTGGAGGAAGTGTATGCATTTATAGAAGAGGATTTGGAATATGCCGTGCAGTATGCTCCCGATTTCTCGGCTGATTTGGGAGGTGATTACCATTATGTCTCCAAAGATGCCGCCATGGCCATGATGGCAAGGGTGAAATTGCAGCAGGGTAAAAATTCAGCGGCTGCTGCTTTGGCAGAAGAACTGATTGCCAAGCCCTATTTTAAGCTGGATAGTTTCGAGAAAATATTCCGGAGACAGGCTAATTCCGAGTTGATATTTGCTTTTGTCAACCTGACCATTGAGTCAAGTATCAACTTAAGCACTTGGTTCTATACTTATGCCCATCCCCAAAGCGGTTCCTACGTGTTCAAACCAAACCCTTGGGCCATGGATATATTTACCGCAGAAGACAATAGGACGGACGTCTCTGTAGACATCTATGAAGGACTTGATGTGGTCAATAAATACCCTAGTGGACAAACAGGTACTGATCAATTGAATGTGAGTAGACTCGCCGAAATGTACCTGATCAGCGCAGAGGGGCAAGGCTTGGCCGGGTTGGATCGGTTGAATGAGTTGAGAGCAGCGAGGGGATTAGGTCCTGTTACTGCTTCTTCAGAAGACCAATACCTTGATTTGGTATTGGAAGAACGTCGCAGGGAACTGTTTGCAGAAGGATTTAGATGGGTGGATTTGGTAAGGACAGGCAAAGCCATAACGGAAATAGGGATTCAAGAAAGGGAAACCTTATTGCCTATTCCTGAAACCGAATTGATGCTGAACGAGAAGCTTGTTCAAAACCCTGGTTATTAA
- a CDS encoding phosphodiester glycosidase family protein — translation MTKNIKYYYSLFLLAVLSMITVSCENEDVQPSIIEEELSAITQRLMDSTSLVSNVFWDSTFMVAPGVEETDIHYLSMKGLSMRMFVFKVDLKEDGVELNALMPYGSKAYGMQAIPEMMTYMEVPGKKVVGAVNADFFNTSTGVPRGIVVLDGEVIKSSALLASFFGVDKNGKPVIGLSEDFEQYKEELQFGLGAGDILVKDYDLAPISSTDIHPRTGVGLTDNQEVYFIVVDGRDFDYSNGLALSELAEIFKALGVKDATNIDGGGSSTFVTLHSLSDVFHVRNKPSDGSPRAVANGWAILVNEN, via the coding sequence ATGACTAAAAATATAAAATATTATTATTCCTTGTTCCTGCTGGCAGTATTGTCCATGATAACGGTCAGCTGCGAAAATGAGGATGTGCAGCCTTCCATAATAGAGGAAGAGCTTTCGGCCATCACCCAACGCTTAATGGACAGTACAAGCTTGGTGAGCAATGTGTTTTGGGATAGCACTTTTATGGTAGCTCCAGGTGTGGAAGAGACCGATATTCATTATTTGTCCATGAAAGGTTTGTCCATGAGGATGTTTGTTTTCAAAGTAGACCTAAAAGAGGATGGAGTGGAGCTGAACGCCTTAATGCCTTATGGAAGTAAGGCTTATGGTATGCAAGCTATTCCGGAGATGATGACTTATATGGAAGTGCCCGGAAAAAAGGTCGTTGGGGCGGTCAATGCCGATTTTTTCAATACTAGTACCGGTGTGCCAAGAGGAATAGTGGTGCTTGATGGTGAAGTAATTAAATCATCTGCATTATTGGCGTCATTCTTCGGAGTGGATAAAAACGGCAAGCCGGTGATTGGTCTCTCAGAAGATTTTGAGCAATACAAAGAAGAGCTGCAGTTTGGTCTTGGTGCTGGAGATATTCTGGTGAAAGATTATGATTTGGCACCGATCAGTAGCACAGATATTCATCCTAGGACGGGCGTAGGGCTCACCGATAATCAAGAAGTATATTTCATTGTAGTGGATGGACGGGATTTTGATTATTCCAATGGTTTGGCTTTGTCGGAACTTGCAGAAATATTCAAGGCATTAGGGGTAAAGGATGCTACCAATATAGATGGAGGTGGTTCTTCTACATTTGTCACTTTGCATAGCTTGTCAGATGTATTTCATGTCAGAAATAAGCCTTCAGATGGCAGTCCTAGAGCGGTAGCCAATGGCTGGGCTATTTTGGTAAATGAAAACTAA